Proteins co-encoded in one Malus sylvestris chromosome 9, drMalSylv7.2, whole genome shotgun sequence genomic window:
- the LOC126583437 gene encoding coatomer subunit zeta-2-like, translated as MASLFSYRDSCPSVKNILLLDSEGKRVAVKYFSDDWPTNGAKLAFEKSVFTKTLKTNARIEAEIMMFESNVVIYKFVQDLHFFVTGGDDENELILATVLQGFFDAVALLLRNNVDKREALENLDLILLCFDEIVDGGMILETDPSIIAGKVATHTMDADAPLSEQTITQAWATAREHLTRTLLK; from the exons ATGGCAAGCCTCTTCAGCTACCGt GACTCGTGCCCTTCTGTGAAGAATATTCTTCTTCTGGACTCTGAAGGAAAGCGTGTGGCTGTCAAGTACTTCTCAGATGATTGGCCAACAAATGGTGCAAAGTTGGCTTTTGAAAAATCTGTGTTCACTAAGACTCTGAAGACAAATGCTCGGATAGAAG CGGAGATAATGATGTTTGAGAGCAACGTTGTTATATATAAGTTCGTGCAGGACCTTCACTTTTTTGTGACTGGAGGTGACGATGAAAATGAACTGATTTTAGCCACAGTTCTCCAGGGATTTTTTGATGCAGTTGCCCTTCTCTTGAG GAACAACGTTGACAAACGTGAGGCACTAGAGAATCTGGATCTTATACTTTTATGTTTCGATGAGATTGTTGATGGAGG GATGATTCTCGAAACAGATCCAAGCATTATTGCAGGAAAGGTGGCAACTCATACCATGGATGCAGATGCACCCTTGTCTGAGCAG ACCATAACACAAGCATGGGCAACAGCACGGGAGCATCTAACCAGAACCCTCCTCAAATGA
- the LOC126583438 gene encoding EPIDERMAL PATTERNING FACTOR-like protein 1 isoform X2, translating to MRKVYWFVIALQILSWVSATSRPFPPNAGPGVHQPGTGKSPESLLATLQEGSKSINGGVGKMNAIANYREFSKIGSSPPSCDHKCYGCTPCEAIQVPTTKRQTSHLRVQYANYEPEGWKCKCGPTYYTP from the exons ATGAGGAAAGTTTATTGGTTTGTGATAGCTCTGCAAATATTGAGTTGGGTTTCTGCAACAAGCAGGCCTTTTCCTCCAAATGCAGGTCCTGGTGTTCATCAACCAG GCACAGGCAAAAGCCCAGAGTCTTTGCTAGCTACCCTACAagag GGTTCAAAGAGCATCAATGGAGGAGTGGGAAAGATGAATGCAATAGCAAACTACAGAGAATTCAGCAAAATAGGGTCAAGCCCTCCAAGCTGTGACCATAAGTGTTATGGGTGCACTCCCTGTGAAGCCATTCAAGTGCCCACCACCAAAAGGCAAACCTCCCATTTGAGGGTGCAGTATGCAAACTACGAGCCCGAGGGTTGGAAATGCAAGTGTGGCCCAACTTATTACACCCCTTGA
- the LOC126583438 gene encoding EPIDERMAL PATTERNING FACTOR-like protein 5 isoform X1: MYILCCEFNHLWVEAMRKVYWFVIALQILSWVSATSRPFPPNAGPGVHQPGTGKSPESLLATLQEGSKSINGGVGKMNAIANYREFSKIGSSPPSCDHKCYGCTPCEAIQVPTTKRQTSHLRVQYANYEPEGWKCKCGPTYYTP; this comes from the exons ATGTACATCTTGTGCTGTGAGTT TAATCATTTGTGGGTTGAAGCAATGAGGAAAGTTTATTGGTTTGTGATAGCTCTGCAAATATTGAGTTGGGTTTCTGCAACAAGCAGGCCTTTTCCTCCAAATGCAGGTCCTGGTGTTCATCAACCAG GCACAGGCAAAAGCCCAGAGTCTTTGCTAGCTACCCTACAagag GGTTCAAAGAGCATCAATGGAGGAGTGGGAAAGATGAATGCAATAGCAAACTACAGAGAATTCAGCAAAATAGGGTCAAGCCCTCCAAGCTGTGACCATAAGTGTTATGGGTGCACTCCCTGTGAAGCCATTCAAGTGCCCACCACCAAAAGGCAAACCTCCCATTTGAGGGTGCAGTATGCAAACTACGAGCCCGAGGGTTGGAAATGCAAGTGTGGCCCAACTTATTACACCCCTTGA